A stretch of Channa argus isolate prfri chromosome 16, Channa argus male v1.0, whole genome shotgun sequence DNA encodes these proteins:
- the ghsra gene encoding growth hormone secretagogue receptor a — protein sequence MPSWPNYSECLSHNCSWEETPNATRNGDPVLPPLSYYSIPLLTAITTACTLLFLVGVAGNVMTILVVSKYRDMRTTTNLYLCSMAVSDLLIFLCMPLDLYRMWRYRPWRFGDALCKLFQFVSESCTYSTILSITALSVERYLAICFPLRAKALVTKRRVRALILVLWTVSLLSAGPVFVMVGVRRDNMGPPNFSLGMNDTEFFLEAGDTRECKMTHYAVESGLMGAMVWLSSVFFFMPVFCLTVLYSLIGRRLWQRHRETNINSRVAHRDKSNRQTIKMLVVVVLAFVLCWLPFHVGRYLQFRSLDAPSPLLLVLSEYCNLVSVVLFYLSAAINPILYNIMSWKYRGAAARLFGLTDSQPSRGRTASTTKGDSSIGWTESTVSF from the exons ATGCCCTCCTGGCCCAATTACTCGGAGTGCCTCTCCCATAactgcagctgggaggagacCCCCAACGCCACAAGGAACGGTGACCCTGTACTGCCTCCTCTCAGTTATTACTCAATCCCTCTCCTCACGGCCATCACCACCGCCTGCACGTTGCTGTTTCTGGTCGGGGTGGCCGGCAACGTCATGACCATTTTGGTGGTCAGCAAGTACAGGGACATGCGCACCACCACTAACCTATACTTATGCAGCATGGCTGTATCTGACCTGCTCATCTTCCTCTGTATGCCACTGGACCTTTACCGCATGTGGAGGTACAGGCCCTGGCGCTTTGGGGACGCGCTCTGTAagctttttcagtttgtgtcagAATCATGCACCTACTCCACCATCCTCAGCATCACCGCGCTTTCAGTGGAGCGCTATTTGGCGATCTGCTTCCCACTTCGTGCCAAGGCCCTGGTTACAAAGAGGCGGGTGCGCGCTCTGATTCTTGTGCTTTGGACAGTGTCTCTACTGAGTGCTGGACCTGTGTTTGTCATGGTGGGAGTGAGGCGCGACAACATGGGACCACCAAATTTCAGTTTGGGAATGAATGACACTGAATTCTTCCTGGAGGCCGGGGACACCCGTGAGTGTAAGATGACGCACTATGCCGTGGAGTCAGGTCTGATGGGGGCCATGGTGTGGTTGagctctgttttcttcttcatgcCGGTGTTCTGTCTCACAGTGCTCTACAGCCTCATAGGTCGTCGGCTGtggcagagacacagagaaacaaacatcaACTCTCGCGTGGCTCACAGGGACAAAAGCAACAGACAGACCATCAAGATGCTGG tggtggtggtgctggcTTTTGTCCTGTGCTGGTTGCCGTTCCATGTTGGTCGCTACCTCCAGTTCCGCTCTTTGGATGCTCCATCCCCTCTGCTGTTAGTGCTTTCCGAGTACTGCAACTTGGTGTCAGTGGTTCTATTTTATCTGAGTGCCGCAATCAACCCCATCCTGTACAACATCATGTCCTGGAAATACCGGGGCGCAGCGGCGCGCCTTTTCGGCCTGACCGACAGCCAGCCTTCTCGGGGGCGCACAGCCAGCACCACGAAGGGAGACAGCTCGATCGGCTGGACAGAATCTACAGTCAGCTTTTGA